Sequence from the Brevinematales bacterium genome:
TAAGGGTATTACTGAGATTACGTCTCTCGATTTAGCGAAGTTCGATTACCCCGAGAAATCGAAGATACACGCCGTTCAGGGCGATATCCGCGACATCGGCACTGTAGAAAAAGTCATGCGCCGCCAGAATATAGTCATCCACACCGCGGCGGCTCTGCCGTTATACCATAAGGACGACATTTTCTCCACCGACGTGCAGGGCACCCGTAACCTGCTCGACTCCGCCCAGAAAGAAGACGTCCAGCGCTTCATCCATATATCCTCCACCGCCGTCTACGGCATACCCGACCATCACCCTCTCCGCGAGTTCGATAAGCTCGACGGCGTGGGGCATTACGGCAAGGCCAAGATTATGGCGGAGGAAGTCTGCCAGGAATACCGCCGTACCGGGATGTGCGTCCCAATAATCCGTCCCAAGTCGTTTATCGGCCCGGAACGCCTCGGCGTGTTCGCGCTCCTGTACGACTGGGCGAAGGACGGGCGGGGATTCCCGATGATCGGAAACGGCAAAAACCGTTACCAGCTCCTCGATGTGGAGGACCTCTGCGAATCGATTTACCTGTGCATGACCCTCGATAAGAAAAAAGTCAACGATACGTTCAATATCGGCGCGAAGGAATTCACGACAATGAAAGAGGATTACCAGGCGGTG
This genomic interval carries:
- a CDS encoding NAD-dependent epimerase/dehydratase family protein, whose translation is MNVLVTGGAGFLGINLIRYLLSKGITEITSLDLAKFDYPEKSKIHAVQGDIRDIGTVEKVMRRQNIVIHTAAALPLYHKDDIFSTDVQGTRNLLDSAQKEDVQRFIHISSTAVYGIPDHHPLREFDKLDGVGHYGKAKIMAEEVCQEYRRTGMCVPIIRPKSFIGPERLGVFALLYDWAKDGRGFPMIGNGKNRYQLLDVEDLCESIYLCMTLDKKKVNDTFNIGAKEFTTMKEDYQAVLDDAGFGKQISTFPAWPLITALRILEFLHLSPLYKWVYETAHKDSFVAIDKAEDILGYQPKFSNKDALLRNYHWYLENLANFEKTSGISHRVPWKQGILRFFKIFF